Within the Medicago truncatula cultivar Jemalong A17 chromosome 4, MtrunA17r5.0-ANR, whole genome shotgun sequence genome, the region AATGTTTAGCGATGATTTCTATGCCTTAGATTGAAATTTATCCATGAAGTATTAGCTGGATTCTGGATAATTGGGAAGTTTTATACTATAGATCACTTTATAATTCTTTGagagattcaattttttttttctgggtttTGGAGATCaaagatttttatttgttaatttgcagAAAAATGATTGCTTTTGTCACATAATTGTTTGGTTAGTTTTCGGGGTTTCGGGTTTgagtgatttttgttgttggaaCTTGGTGGGTTGTTTGTGTAATAATCAGTTGCATTGCAATGTCTGGGGGAACACCTGTTGGGGCAGGTGGTTTAATGAGGCAGAGACATAGCCAGGGTTATGCTAGTAGTGGTGATGACTTGGAAGACGATGCATGTTCGAGGCAGCGTGCTTTTCTGCCTCCGAGTCCTCCTAAAAAGACATGGATTGAGCTGCTCGAAAATTTTCTTTGGCTTGCTTCAGCTGCTTTTATTCTATACTTTGGTGATCAGCATTCCAATTTCATATATCTCCTGTGCCATGACGATCGTATTAGAAGGTAACAATATTCCAAGTTCACTTTAATGTGTAACGGTTTTTTTAGTTGTATTTATAAACGGCTGCTGCTAGTTAATTTGTCTCGATGTTCATTTATTTATGGCTTTTCTTTATTGTACCAAAGATAGTAGCAGGAATTTGTTTGTTTAGGTGTTTAggaacatgttgaatattttagTTATATAGAGCTGCTTAACTGTTATAGTCTTGCGTTACTTATAAGTTGAATGTCTTACCAACTGTGAAGCTCCCAGCATTGCGAGCTATCAACGTTGGCGGATGTGTAAGAATAATTGTCGACATTCATTTATAACacgacaaaaaaaattaaagggaaACCAAAACATTATACTATGTATAGATTAAGATAAACAGTATCCGACGGATGATATGAGTTATCAGCTTGACATAATGTTTACCATGTATACATTAAGATAAACAGTATCCGACGGATGTTTTGAAGTGAATCGGTGGATATATGTACCTTCCCTCTTTCCTATTATATAAGTACCCGGTTTGGTGAAGTATAAGATGAGTGTTTCCGTACCTGTTTGACgatatcaaaatttgaaataatgaaGGAATCTTCTAATTTATTGTTGTCGTGATGCTTAGAGATCTAATGCTTGACTTTATATCAATATCGGAGTTTTCATAATCTTCTCCTTAGTTCTATTGCAGACTGCCTCTATATCTTGGGATGATCGGTATTGGGTTGAACACATTGATTTTCGTTTATACAACTATCTTGGCTTGGAGCGTTCGAAGGTTTGATGAAAAATGGGGATTAATGAAATGggaaataacaagtatcacagTGTTGCCATTCGCCACTGGATTTGGAATCACCTCTTTTTGCTTGTAAGAAACAAACTCTcatctatttttatttcaattgcaTTTAACATATAAGCATGTCCCTGTTTTGCTTACTCCCTATCTTTGGCATCTCTAGGTTCACCTTTGCTTTGTGGCCAATTTGGAGTTTCTTGACGATTCCTCTTCTGGTATGtatcaacaataatttttttccacTTGCTATGTTTTATTACTTGTTTTGTTTaccaccaaaagttgaaattgtGATAATAATGTTATCCTCTTATGTTGTGCAGTTTACACTATTCATGGCATGCATGGTAGTAATCCCTTATCTCATTTTTGGGATTCTTGGCCGGCCTCAGAATGATGAATTCCGTACAGATTAAGCTTTTTCACAGTTTGGTTGAGGAATAGTACTGACTTAGATAAAGAGTTTCTAACATACACCAATGGTTGATTGGTAGCTTTGTTATGTGGTTTGAAGTTTTGTCTCAAATTAGCATGACCTAAACTGGTACTAACAGTAAGAACTAAAATTCTTTTTATCCTTACAATTACATCTGTGTTGAGTGATGGTAACGCGGCTGGTCTTAGTTGCTACAGGTAGAGAGATATAGGACTTGTTTGTTGGTAGATAAAAGTGTTTAGCTTTATCAATTGGATGCCTTC harbors:
- the LOC25493957 gene encoding uncharacterized protein isoform X1 gives rise to the protein MSGGTPVGAGGLMRQRHSQGYASSGDDLEDDACSRQRAFLPPSPPKKTWIELLENFLWLASAAFILYFGDQHSNFIYLLCHDDRIRRLPLYLGMIGIGLNTLIFVYTTILAWSVRRFDEKWGLMKWEITSITVLPFATGFGITSFCLFTFALWPIWSFLTIPLLFTLFMACMVVIPYLIFGILGRPQNDEFRTD
- the LOC25493957 gene encoding uncharacterized protein isoform X2; amino-acid sequence: MRQRHSQGYASSGDDLEDDACSRQRAFLPPSPPKKTWIELLENFLWLASAAFILYFGDQHSNFIYLLCHDDRIRRLPLYLGMIGIGLNTLIFVYTTILAWSVRRFDEKWGLMKWEITSITVLPFATGFGITSFCLFTFALWPIWSFLTIPLLFTLFMACMVVIPYLIFGILGRPQNDEFRTD